The DNA sequence TCGTGATGCTGCCCACCACGCTGCTGGTCACGCCGGAGACGCCCGGCTTCAACGCCCCGGCGCAGACCGCCGAGCCGGGCCGGGACCTGCGGGTGAACCGGCCGCTGCGGGCGCTGAGCACGGTGCCGGAGACGCGGGCCGCCACGGTCACCGCCGCCCCGCCCGCGCCCGCCGAGGCCGCGCCGATCGGCCTGTCCACCGACACCGCCATCCCCAAGGTGAGCCCGGTGACCGGGTCGCCGATCGGCTCGGCGGCCGGGCCGTTCGGCGGGTCCTCCGGGCCGCTGCGGCAGCCGTACGCGGCGCCGGTCGGGCCGTCCCCCTCGCCGGTCGCCGCCCCCGGCACCGGCGGGGCCACGGGGCCGTCCGGCGGTGAGCCGCCGCGGATCGCCGGCGCCGCCGCGCCGCCCGCGTCGGGCAGCGGGTCCGGACCGGCGTCCGCGTTCGCCCCGCCGTACGGCTCGGGCGCGCCCACGGCCGCCTTCCCGGCGCCGCCCGCCCCGGCGCAGAGCGGCGGCCCCGCCGCGGAGCCGGCGGACTCCGGCTACCGCTCGCCGTGGTTCGACCGGGAGCGGCCGGAGCCGAAGACCCCCTCCAGCGTGTTCACACCCCCGCCACCGGCTCCCGCGATGCCGCCGCCCGCGTCGCGACCGGCCGCCACCCGGCCGCCGGCGCCGGAGCCGGTGGACGACGATGACGACGACCTCGACGGGCTGCCGCGGCGGATCCCGCAGGCAAGCCTCGCGCCGCAGCTGCGCAAGCGGCTCGGCCAGGAGGAGGTCTCGACGCGATCGCCGGAAGAGCTGAAGAACCTGATGTCGTCCATGCAGCGCGGCTGGCAGCAGGGCCGCAGGCTGGTCGAGCAGGCGACCGGCCAGGCGCCCGGCCCGGAGACCGGCCGGGGGATCGGCCACCCCGTGTCCCGGCCGGGGGCCTCCGGCGAGGGATACGGCCAGCCCGAGCGGCGACGCGGTCAGACCGAGCAGGGACACGACATGTGGATTCGAAAGGACGGCAACCCCGATGTCCGACCCCAGAACTGAGCTGAGCTGGCTGCTCGACGACCTGACCAGGCGAGTTCCGGGCATCCGGCACGCGATCGTGCTCTCCGCCGACGGGCTCGCCATGGGCGGGTCCCGCAACCTCACCCTGGAGGACGCCGAGCACCTGTCCGCGATCGCCGCGGGCAGCCACAGCCTGGCGCTCGGCGCGGGGCGTCACTTCGGCATGGGCGGTGTGCGGCAGACCATCATCGAGCTCGAGGGTGGTTTCCTGTTCATCACCGCGGCCGGGCAGGGCGCCCGTCTCGCCGTGATCGCGGAGGCCGACGCCGAGCTCGGCATGATCACCTATGAGATGGCGTTGTTGGTGAAGCGTGTCGGCGAGCACCTGTCGACCCAGCCGCGGGTCGCTGCGCCGGCCCCGGCCTGGAACGGCGCACAGCAGTGACCATCGAGGGTCCCGGGCCGCTCATCAGGCTCTTCGGCCTCACCAAGGGCCGGGCGCGCCCGGTCGGTGAACCGATCGACCTGGTGGCCATCGTCACCACGCTCCGCATGCCGGTGGAACCCACCGACCTGATACCGGAGCAGATGGAGGTGCTGAGGATGTGCCGCAGGCCCACGCCGGTGGCGGACGTGGCGGCACAGCTCAAGCTGCCGCTCAACGTGACCCGGGTGATCCTCGGCGACCTGCGGCGTGAGGGACTGGTGGCCATCGATCGTCCGCGACCGGTGGCTCAGTCGATCGACGAACGTATCTACAGGGAAGTGCTGCATGGACTTCGCAGCCTCTGAAGCGAGTGCGACCACGGCCCCGCCGGCCCTGGCGATCAAGATTCTCATCGCCGGGGGCTTCGGCGTGGGGAAGACCACCCTGGTCGGGACGATCAGCGAGATCCGGCCGCTGCACACCGAGGAGTTCCTCAGCGATCGCAGCATCGGCATCGACGACACCTCGGGTGTGGAGGGCAAGGTCACCACGACGGTGGCGCTCGACTTCGGCCGTATCACCATCCGGGAAGGGTTGTGGCTCTACCTGTTCGGCACCCCCGGACAGGACCGGTTCTGGTTCATGTGGGACGAGCTGGCGGTGGGGGCGCTCGGCGCCGTCGTGCTCGCCGACACCCGCCGCCTGCAGGACTGCTTCCCGGCGGTCGACTACTTCGAGCAGCGCGGCATCCCCTTCGTGGTGGGGGTGAACTGCTTCGACGGAGCCCGCCGTTACGAGGTGAGCAAGATCCGCAAGGCGCTGGGCATCGCCCCGCAGATCCCGATCATCCTGTGCGACGTGCGCGAGCGCGAGTCGGTCAAGGAGGTGCTCACCACACTCGTCACCTACGCGGTGAAGGGTGTGCCCGTCGACCCCCATCCCGTGGGCTGACCAGGGCACCCGCGGACCCCGGCGACGTCCCAGGGCGCCCGGATGCCGGGACGGCCCGGCACCGGTCCCGGCGAGCCGGACGCGTGCCGTACCCGAGCCGGCGCGTCCGGCCCTGCGGCCCGGGGTACGGCACGGCCGCCTGCGCGCCGCCGGACGCCCGCGGGCGAAGCGGGCCGACCGGATGAACCGAGCCCGTGGCGTCGATCCTCACCCGGCGCCAGGGGCTCGGTCGTCGCGCCTTAGAGCGCTTTATGCGCATTTCTGGTGATACGTACTGCTATTGACCGATCACGCATTGTCAGTGGCCGGTAATACTCTGAAAGGGCCCTGCACGGCGGGCCGCCCCGGGCGGTCCCTCATCGGTGAGGAGCGTGGTCGAGTCGAGTTCGCTATGGCGTCTTAAGTCGTACCTGCGCCCGCATCTGTGGGCGCTCGTGCTGATCTGGGTCGCGGCGACCGCTGGCATCGCGGTCGGCATCGTGATCCCGCTGGTGAGCAAGGAGATCATCGACGGGCCGGTGCGCCACGGCGACGCGGGCGCGCTGCTCCCGCTCGGCCTGCTCGCCCTCGGCCTCGGCGTGGCCGAGGCGTTCCTCATCTTCCTGCGCAGGTGGACCCAGGTGCGGCCGGTGCTCGGCATGGAGACCGCGCTGCGCGACGACCTCTACCGCCACCTGCAGCGGCTGCCGATGAGCTTCCACGACGAATGGCAGTCGGGCCAGCTGCTCTCCCGCGCCACCACGGACCTGTCCACGATCCGGCGCTTCTTCGGGTTCGGGCTGCTGTTCCTCGTGATGAACGTGGTCCAGCTCGGCACCGTGACCGCGCTGCTGCTGCACATGCACTGGCCGCTCGGCCTGCTCGTGCTCGCCACCGCGGTGCCGATCATCGTGCTGTCGGTGCGGTTCGAGCGGCGCTACCGCAAGGTCTCCCGGCAGGTCCAGGACGAGCAGGGCGACCTCGCCACCCTGGTCGAGGAGTCCGCGCTCGGCATCCGCACGATCAAGGCGTTCGGCCGGCGGCACCACGTCTACGAGGGCTACGACGAGGCCGCCCGCCGGGTGCGCGGCACGATCATGCACAAGGTGCGGCTCTCCTCCCGGTTCTTCACCCTCGTGGAGGTGATCCCGAACGTCACGCTCGCCCTCGTGCTGCTGCTCGGCGCGCTCGCCGTGGGCGCGGGCGGGCTCACCGTCGGCACCCTGGTCGCGTTCACCACGCTCGTGCTGCAGCTCGGCTGGCCGATCTCCTCGCTCGGCTACATCCTCGCCCTCGGCCAGGAGGCGATGACCGCCGCCGACCGGGTGCTGGAGGTGCTCGACACCCGCCCGGCGATCGTCGGCGGCCCGATCGTGCTCGAGCGGCCGCGCGGCCACGTGCGGTTCGAGGGCGCCGGGTTCCGCTTCCCCGGCGCCGAC is a window from the Thermopolyspora flexuosa genome containing:
- a CDS encoding DUF742 domain-containing protein; this encodes MTIEGPGPLIRLFGLTKGRARPVGEPIDLVAIVTTLRMPVEPTDLIPEQMEVLRMCRRPTPVADVAAQLKLPLNVTRVILGDLRREGLVAIDRPRPVAQSIDERIYREVLHGLRSL
- a CDS encoding GTP-binding protein, whose protein sequence is MDFAASEASATTAPPALAIKILIAGGFGVGKTTLVGTISEIRPLHTEEFLSDRSIGIDDTSGVEGKVTTTVALDFGRITIREGLWLYLFGTPGQDRFWFMWDELAVGALGAVVLADTRRLQDCFPAVDYFEQRGIPFVVGVNCFDGARRYEVSKIRKALGIAPQIPIILCDVRERESVKEVLTTLVTYAVKGVPVDPHPVG
- a CDS encoding roadblock/LC7 domain-containing protein; protein product: MSDPRTELSWLLDDLTRRVPGIRHAIVLSADGLAMGGSRNLTLEDAEHLSAIAAGSHSLALGAGRHFGMGGVRQTIIELEGGFLFITAAGQGARLAVIAEADAELGMITYEMALLVKRVGEHLSTQPRVAAPAPAWNGAQQ
- a CDS encoding ABC transporter ATP-binding protein, with product MVESSSLWRLKSYLRPHLWALVLIWVAATAGIAVGIVIPLVSKEIIDGPVRHGDAGALLPLGLLALGLGVAEAFLIFLRRWTQVRPVLGMETALRDDLYRHLQRLPMSFHDEWQSGQLLSRATTDLSTIRRFFGFGLLFLVMNVVQLGTVTALLLHMHWPLGLLVLATAVPIIVLSVRFERRYRKVSRQVQDEQGDLATLVEESALGIRTIKAFGRRHHVYEGYDEAARRVRGTIMHKVRLSSRFFTLVEVIPNVTLALVLLLGALAVGAGGLTVGTLVAFTTLVLQLGWPISSLGYILALGQEAMTAADRVLEVLDTRPAIVGGPIVLERPRGHVRFEGAGFRFPGADRPVLHDVWLEVRPGETLAVVGATGSGKTTLTALVPRLRDVTEGRVTIDGHDVRDLTLPTLRSVVATAFEEPTLFSMSVRENLMLGNPHATERELREALEIAQATFAYDLPWGLDTRIGEQGMSLSGGQRQRLALARAVLARPRVLVLDDTLSALDVETEALVEAALREVLSDVTGIVVAHRASTVLLADKVALLSGGTVTHVGRHQELLARVPEYRALLAQDADLDPEGVLR